catttattatccaaactaTTAAGGAAGCggaaaataaaagtaaacatagcagtaagcgaccaactgaacctgaacacaacgtaaacaatggacccgtacttcaagtgtccattcccaaaagaagaagaaccatgccttatggttgttcttacaaagaattctggtcctgcaaaccaatagaattctcgggcaatgaaggacccattgtaGCTCTACGTTAGATAGAAAAGACTGAgtctgttttaaaaataagcaagtgtgctgaagaagacaagataaCGTTTGCTTCCAacctgtttaagaactcagctttagaatggtggaacactatcctccagtcaagaggaagtgataggatatacaacatggaatgggaggaatttaagaatatggtagaaaggaaattctaccctcccaatgaaaaggaacaaatagcaaataagtttctgaaccttaggatgaccagggtagatagtaagggttatactaccacattctttgaatatactagaatagtaccaacccttacatcacctgaaccggtattaatctcccgatacatctggggattaattggagagattaggcatgtagtcaaggcaggtaggccccaaaccatagaagaagcggtagaactagcaaataccttgacagatgaattaatccgtactagagaagaagagcAAATgagaaacctagctcaaaggcttactcaagaattctgttctggaaattccaaccgtagaaccttaggttctacctctgcaccgtaCTGCAAAGCTtgtaagaagaagcattcaggaaaatgctccactcactgcaatttctgcaaggcaccaggacacaaggaagaagattgcaggaggaaatCTAGTAACGGActctgcttcaactgtggagaaaaaggtcacatcaagccaaattgtccgaaattaGCTCCACCtgcgaacaacaagaacactaaaaatgctagagcatttgttctgactgcagatgaagccaagatgattcctgacgtgatagccggtacgtttttagttaatgatgtttttgctaaagtattatttgactctggtgcaaaccaaagttttaataatacttcgttttgcaaacttctaagtcaatcattaactaaacttccacaagaatgtctagtagagacagccaatggggaaaccgttagaatttctgaaatcttgcagggagcaagaatagaaattttaaatcaaaagtatattgcaaacctttacccaatgaatctggcaggatttgatgttgtattaggaatggattggttaataaccaataaagccagtattttatgtgatcaaaagtcaattcaagtaaattcaccaagaggtgaaaagatcacaattaaaggagataagccatctagatccactaaattcatctatgtgatgaaaactgcaagttgtataagaaaaggatcattagcatatttgatttccataatcactaacactaaaggaaaagaactaaaagacattccagtagtttctcagttttcagatatattcccagaagagttaccaggactaccgctggacagagaagttgaattcagaatccatctgctaccaggaacggCACCAATTGCCAAAGTACCTTACCGATTGGCACCggcagaaatgcaggaactgaagaaacaattagacgaattgttggagaaatgattcatacagccaagctcatcaccatggggagcgccgatactgttcgtcaaaaagaaggacggatcaatgcgtatatGCATTGACTACCATcaactgaacaaggtcacgattaagaatcggtacccattaccaaggatcgatgatctgttcgatcaacttcaaggagctcgatttttctctaaaatcgatttaagatcaggatgtcatcaattaaaggtacaggaagaggacattcctaaaaccgcatttagaacaaggtatggccattatgaatttactgtcatgccatttggtttaaccaatgccctagCTGCATTtttggacatgatgaaccgaatatgtaagccatatttggataaattcataattgtttttatagatgatattcttatttactctAAGACTAAGgaagaacatgcaaagcattttcACGCACTTctaagtctattaagaaaggaaaagctttatgctaagttttcaaagtgcgagttttggttagaacaggtacaatttcttggacacttagtcaatcatgaaggaattcaggTGGATCCCACAAAAATCGAGGTGATTACCAAGTGGAAAACTCCTGAATCAcaaaccgaggttagaagtttttTAGGATTggtcggttattatagaagatttattcgagatttttctagaatagtcattcTCTTAACCAAGCTAaactgtaaatctgttaagtttgaatggggaccaaagcaagaagaagcctttagaattcttaagcaaagactaacctatgcacccatattagcgttaccagaaggaactgaagactttgtagtctattgtgacgcttctaaattaggttatggatgtgtattgatgcaacgtcaaaaggttatagcttacgcctctagacaacttaagaatcatgaagagaattattcgacccatgatttggaattaggagctataatttttgcccttataatttagagacattacctttatggtagtatgtttaccatattcactgatcataaaagtttaaggtatgtttttaggcaaaaagagctaaatatgagacaaagacgctggatggagatacttagtgattatgattgtaatatccagtatcatgcagggaaagccaatgtagtggctgatgctttaagccggAAATATCACAAAAAGCCAAAAAAGGtccgttctcttaaattaaatctacaagtagatttaaatgatcaaattagaaaagcacaagaatcagtaatcaaggaggatactgaaaaattagaaggaatgattaaggaattagaacaaggaacagatggaatttggagattccataagaaaagaatgtggatacctaaattaggaaacctacgtcgtCATATACTAGAAGAAGCctataagtctaagtatacgatgcatccaggaagtgataagatgtatcaggatttaagaaaaaatttctggtggataggaatgaaaaaggacatagcagccaatgtttctaaatgtttaacttgttcccaagttaaagctgaacaccagaaacccttaGGATTGCTGCAACAACTAgagatgccagtttggaaatgggaattgataacaatggattttgttaccaaattatcCAAAAcaggaaaaggtaatgatacaatctgggtgattgtagataggctaaccaagtcagctcatttcctaccaatgaaggaaactttcagtatggaacaattagccaaattgtatgtaaatgaaatcgtttcattacatggaattcctttatcaattgtttctgatagggatagtcgttttacctctcatttttgggcaagtttccaaaaagcaatgggaaccaagttaaatctaagcacagcttatcatcctcaaacagacggacatgcttagagcttgtgtaattgatttcggaggtaactgggacgatcatttaccactaatagaattttcttataataacagttatcacataagtatcaatgttgcaccattcgaagcactttatagacgaaagtgcagaaccccagtctattgggcagaaattggggaaaagtaactatctggacctgagatagtgcaagaaacaaccgacaaaatctttcaagtcaaggaacgactgaaaacagcacgtgatcgacaaaagagctacgctgataacagacgtaagccgttagaatttcaggtaggtgacaaggtagtgttaaaagtctctccttggaaaagagtggtaagattcatcaaacgaggaaagctaagtcccaggtatgttggaccttttgagattattagaagaatagggcctgtagcctatcagctacaactgccagaggaaatggcaggaatacatgatttatttcatgtatctaatctcaagaaatgcttagctgatgaatcattagtggtacctcttaaggatatagaggtaaatgaacaactcaagtttgtagagaggcctctacagattgaagacaggaaggttaagaatctcaagcacaagagattagttctagtcaaagtgaagtgggactccaaaagagaaccagaatacacatgggagcttgaatcagaaatgcaaaggaaatatccacacctgttccagtagacctcgaggacgagctctaaaacaaggtggggaggatataacaaccctaaaagtaaaccgacaccctcggaatattttccgacaccctaaaaaatATCCCAATCTATTCTAAAGTACACCCCATACAtgaaaacggaccccgaatacctttaatattattaaaattaattaaaaatgaaaatttttgggcTCTCGCGGGGTGGGTAAGCCACCCCTTGAGTCTGCGTGGGCTGCAAGTGATAAAAAACGCAGCGAcacccggtgatgacacgtgtcatcatcgtggcgaagCTAGCCGATGACCCGGACGAGCTAAACCCTACCCAAcctactacgcgggccgcgtagcccgaGGTCtaaatcttacgcgggccgcgtaagacccaaaatcaggccctatataagaGGGCATTGGGCCTTCAGTTTACTTCTCTTAAATTTcaactttctctctcaatttcttaaTAGTAGAAGctatactcgggtataatatccccctaaataacgaagttctgctccgttgtaagtatcataacccctggatacgtattagatactctgcccgattgatctagggttctgtaacggctgtcgtggttctgcccgacgtagtcgttggaatgccgtctcgggtagggtattactaatgttaaaatggattattatactaacacgtgtgcatttgtgtaatgtatagattattcccaggaaatccttaatgAAAACCTAAGACAGTAATGTGAGTAATCTctttttttgcaaattgtttttacgaaacttaattaattaattatatattaaacagttattgagtatttgtaaggatacaattatcgtcggtatgttggggttttgtatacaaaatttgttactgccttgcgaggagtaacatttccacaagtcgggtttgACAGtatcgtgggtggtaattgatatgacttggaaacaaatgtaacagcgagaccgccctcaacactgtacaatggtttttatttaaacttgattgaactgggattcactcaccagtatttcccactgacaaaatgtttttaaacgcgtttcaggtaacaaaatgtgaaagccaaatagaagtcagctggacagcactgaaggcttggaaaagtggcaataaagttacctaaaataaaatagatgtttctattaaataaaaataggatttattcctataaaaatgtgtgtactacaaacttgggttttatcccatgtgtttaatattatgaaagtgtggtattttactctgataaaatatttcctaactacggtcctgatgaaaattccgctgccaaattagataaaaaaaaaaacaagataccACCAAAATTGGCCGCGACCGCCCATTCCCGTGTTTGTatagggggacgggggttgcAACACTTTTCGACTGATATACTTCTATCAAGATTTGGCACTTGCTCAAGATGATTTCTTATACTGCCAAACATCACAGTTTTGTGAACATAAAGATCATTTggtatttaattatttttatttttatactatattAGTTTTTGACTAAGTTTATAAAACTTTTTTTAACATAATTATTTTTTTTGACTTGCAGCTTATCGATAGATTTTTTGTTCATCATAAGTTGAAGAACATAATACCTACCAACCATGTTACTATAACTGCTTTTCCTAACCGTACATGGTTGGTTTTTATGGAGAAACATGGTCAAAATTTGTATTTCACTACTGGATGGTATCGAATTAAAGAAGACATGAAAATTATAGACGAACACTATATTATATTTGAGATGATTTCGGAGTCAAAATTTGATATGATGGTTTTTAGAGGCACAGAAGATTTGGTCCGTATTCCTGAATGCTTTCATGAGGGGttatgggagttgatgaatgcttTCATGAGGGGTTATGTGCCGAAGATGCTCGTGACTTAATGTCTATCACGAATGGCACCTTTGGCACGAATTATGAGCATGACGATTGGGAATTCTTGGAACAAATGGCGGTCACATCAAAAagaaaagctcaagcatcaaggagagcacgaccggccattACCCGAACTCAAGTCCACGCGGTAGACGATTGTAATGTTCAAACTTCTAATCAAATTTATAATGTTTGTGTGCTTTGTAATGAGATAGGGCACGCGGCTAAAAATTGCAAAGGagtggaagggcaatatgaggaGGTGAATGCATTGCAAGGGCAAGGcgggggtggtagaaattacaacaTGAATTCCAATACTTACCACCCCGGTTTACAAAATCACCCGAACTTTAGATACGGGAATTCGTCAAATCAAGCCAACCCGAActtccaaggaaaccaaggatttcaaaggcaatatcaaatGGGTCAAAGCTTTTCGGGTGGAAACGAAGTAATGGAGATGTTGAAGGCGATGCAAATTGAGATGCAACGAAGGAATCAGCTTGATGATGCTCGCATTCAAAAAGACGAAATCCGTGACAAAGCAATTCAGTCGTTGACTACCCAAATGAGTCAACTTGCGAGCGATGTGGCAATATTGAAGAAAGTAAAAGGCCAACTACAAAGTGACATGGTGACAaatcccaaaaacattaaaagtgTTAATATCAATGTCGTAAGTACCGTTCCTAATAGTGAATTCAATGAAACATTTTTAACATCTTCTTGTCAAGTGAGTGCAGGTATAGGAAGGGATGCCGAGGTTGAAACAGACAAAGAGCATGGAGCACCACTCGTGCCTATTCAAGTGGGAAAATTAAAAATTCCTCAAGCATTGTTGGACTACGGGGTGAGTATGAGTGTGCTACCAGGCGATCTATACGATATGTATGACTTTGGTCCGCTTCAAGATATAGACACCATGGTGAGTTTGGCGGATGaaagttggaggcgtccacggggaatGGTTAAGAATGTTATGATTCGGTTGGGAGAATTCGACTATCTGGTGGATTTTCTGGTTTTAGATTATGTTTCTACCAAAACGGCATtacaacaaagggtaattttaggtCAACCGTTTCTTTATACGACAAGTGCTCAAATCAACTGTAGAGAGGAATCATTACTATGACCGAAAAGAACCGTAAGTTGTACTTTGATGTTCATACTAGGGAGATTAGTTATGAACCTATTGAAGAGAAGGGTAGAGAGTCTAGTAACCATATGAAAAGTGTGCATCAGagaataaaaacaaacaaaccaccGGGGTGTGAAAAGAAGTATGAAGGTTCGAGCAGGTATGTAGTTGACTATCCACCGAATGGACATTTGATGGATGCATTTCAACCAATGACAAGCTACAGTGGGGGAGGTAATAGGAACcgattctttgagccaccataaatAGGGGTGgcatggtctggctgaagactcaAAACTTAGCGCTActcgggaggcaacccggggTTTTATAATGAACTTGCTATGTTTATttttctatgtttcagggccatggcgacattcaagtgtggggaagatgtgcggATATTTGTGTGAAGGTGGTGATAGGAAGTCGGCTTGTCTACAACACATGTTGTgtcaaacttcaccaggtcattgtactctttccttagtctagttatgttctttagctttgaaattttggtagttagtttgtttatgttttgtttaaaaaaaagagtTTGAATGGGTTTTAGCGATCAATTCCtttcaaaaccatacattggggtcaatgtatcccaagtgtggggattgGGGAAAAATTTCTGAGAATTTTAAAAAATTTGTGAAACCAAACGAAAAATTGTCAAAATCTGAACACTTGATATTGTTCcacttgacacaccgacacccctTTTTAGTCATTTCTTTGTGACTGTTTGAGCCACACATGATTATTAAAGATGCTTTCCTtgttttgagtggcggtgtgtgtattgtgttaatagaacttgtgcatgaatgcttgttaaatcctagagttagcatgcttgtgaaaatgatagggatttttaggtagcctcgtccgaatgtgtgagagtgtgggaattgggggttggacctcatacgttacatatatgagcttggtattgtgaggggtgggggtttggtctttagaaagccatgtttgagccttatactattcggttgtgacccaaacCTACTTCTTACAACAAAACAACTTTACCTATTGAGACGACCCGGTTTAGGAATTTAGTTTGTGATtgttgatgttcttgtatatattgttgagttttatatattatgaaaaaaaaatgaaaaaaaaaagaagaaagaaaagaaaaaaaaagaaagagaaaaatatgagaaaaatacaaaaaaaaagaagtatttagttgcaatagtagttgagaatgttgaagaagttgtgtatatagttgatgtttgctttgtttagtagtagaaataaaaaccgggtcaaatcaattagctcttGCATATATATcccaccattttcctacctttacacatagccccgttataacccgtaagtccttttgattcataagcatgctagGTATTTGATAGGAGGAAACTTCATTTGTATACAAACTTATTGTCGCACAATCACACACTTGCATTGAGCGTGTTAGCATAATGTTGCTAATAttacttgtcaccgagagttgttgtgaggggtgtgtcttgtggtatgataaaaagttagtaaaaggacggtacattttagcttggtttgcatgttGATCGCTTGTGGTTTTGAAATGGTTAGTGAACGAGTTGCTTGGGGCAaacaacggttaagtgtggggatgtgacgggtagtccgtaggacaacccttaagtggtaTAAATGATAATAAAATCCTACATTTAATCGGGTAGTTGtctagaattagataactacggttgttTGTGTTTCAGCTACAAACGGGAGCTTAAAATGGAAGGAAcacggagaataaatgaaaaaatcaatttttggaattgaagaattaagatgatagcatgatagaggatgaaattacgagaacgtaggcgaaaacggtgaagaaaacggagttgaaacgaaaaagttatgctgaaaacaagttttcatgttgaagcctgccgtaagctacggcaagggccgtagcttacggcaccgaCTGGCACTTTTTGTCACTGTATGCCAGTTTAAAGATACCGTAAACCATTCCAAGCCACcctaagctacggtggccaccgtagcttacggcgctgacctgcgtaaatgtgtaacttccaccttttaatGCGGATTTATGGTGTCTTTTCATGCCCAATCAATCCCATTCGGTTACATACACTTTGGAGACGAATTTTGGGTGTTCTGGAGAGCTTGAAACAATTTCTAAACATcttgttagtgtttttaattcctatgaacattgatatgtatgtgatgatgattgtctaagtcatgagtggctaaacttatggtgatcatcTTTGGTTGAAGGTTATGTAAGACTTTGTGCTTGAAttccttatttctagaataacaaactttgtctttatgatttatttgttatggtgtg
This genomic stretch from Helianthus annuus cultivar XRQ/B chromosome 8, HanXRQr2.0-SUNRISE, whole genome shotgun sequence harbors:
- the LOC110870563 gene encoding uncharacterized protein LOC110870563 → MAVTSKRKAQASRRARPAITRTQVHAVDDCNVQTSNQIYNVCVLCNEIGHAAKNCKGVEGQYEEVNALQGQGGGGRNYNMNSNTYHPGLQNHPNFRYGNSSNQANPNFQGNQGFQRQYQMGQSFSGGNEVMEMLKAMQIEMQRRNQLDDARIQKDEIRDKAIQSLTTQMSQLASDVAILKKVKGQLQSDMVTNPKNIKSVNINVVSTVPNSEFNETFLTSSCQVSAGIGRDAEVETDKEHGAPLVPIQVGKLKIPQALLDYGVSMSVLPGDLYDMYDFGPLQDIDTMVSLADESWRRPRGMVKNVMIRLGEFDYLVDFLVLDYVSTKTALQQRVILGQPFLYTTSAQINCREESLL